In the genome of Nymphaea colorata isolate Beijing-Zhang1983 chromosome 9, ASM883128v2, whole genome shotgun sequence, one region contains:
- the LOC116261589 gene encoding probable alkaline/neutral invertase F has protein sequence MSSSDLQKEADRSDFQTIFNAIENAATDSPKLRERRPYQIDRQRSCEDSMMGEFVNQNDSAGPQFLESLKTAGSTEIVASPSKQLTPSACKQLTPSASWGCHASLNQNPMVVEAWETLRKSIVYFQGNMVGTVAALDLSDDTLNYDQVFVRDFVPSGLAFLMNKEPAIVKNFLLRTLGLQSLVKHVDCFTLGQGVMPASFKILHNPARGTEATIADFGGSAIGRVAPVDSGFWWIIMLNAYTKATGDYSLSEMPDCQTGMRLILSLCLSEGFDNFPTLLCTDGCCMVDRRMGIYGYPIEIQALFFMALRCARRLLRAEGGGEGFIGMIDKRLRALRYHLRNYFWLDFQKLNNIYRYKMEEYSHTAVNKFNVNPESIPDWIFDFMPTNGGYFIGNVSPARMDFRWFALGNCMAILSSLATSEQSKAIMDLIEERWEELVGEMPLKVSYPALESHEWRIVTGCDPKNTRWSYHNGGSWPVLLWSLTAACIKTGRPHIAKRALELAESRICRDGWPEYYDGKTGRYVGKQSRKFQTWSVAGYLVSKMMLEDPSHLGIVSLEEEKQKSTLVRSTTFNC, from the exons ATGTCGTCATCAGATCTACAAAAGGAAGCAGATCGGTCAGATTTTCAGACAATTTTTAATGCCATAGAAAATGCAGCCACCGACTCACCGAAACTGAGGGAGAGAAGGCCATACCAAATTGATCGTCAACGGTCGTGTGAGGACTCCATGATGGGGGAGTTTGTTAACCAAAATGATTCTGCTGGACCCCAGTTTCTAGAAAGCTTGAAAACCGCAGGATCAACTGAAATTGTAGCGTCGCCAAGCAAACAATTAACTCCAAGCGCATGCAAACAATTAACTCCAAGCGCATCCTGGGGTTGTCATGCTTCCTTGAATCAAAACCCTATGGTGGTTGAGGCTTGGGAAACATTGAGAAAGTCCATTGTCTATTTTCAAGGGAATATGGTGGGAACAGTTGCTGCACTGGATCTATCTGATGATACCCTGAATTATGATCAG GTATTTGTCCGTGATTTTGTTCCAAGTGGTTTAGCTTTTTTGATGAATAAGGAACCAGCAAtagtaaaaaattttcttttaaggaCTCTTGGACTCCAGTCGTTGGTGAAGCATGTTGACTGCTTCACTCTTGGTCAAGGGGTTATGCCAGCAAGTTTCAAGATTCTCCACAATCCAGCAAGAGGTACAGAGGCAACAATTGCTGACTTTGGAGGAAGTGCTATTGGAAGAGTTGCACCAGTTGATTCTGGGTTTTGGTGGATAATCATGCTGAACGCTTACACAAAAGCTACAGGAGACTATTCTCTATCTGAGATGCCTGATTGCCAAACAGGAATGAGGTTGATATTATCACTTTGCCTTTCTGAAGGATTCGACAATTTTCCAACGCTGCTTTGTACAGATGGCTGTTGTATGGTTGATCGTAGAATG ggCATTTATGGTTATCCTATTGAGATACAAGCATTGTTCTTTATGGCACTAAGATGTGCCCGTCGGCTTTTGAGGGCTGAAGGTGGTGGGGAAGGATTTATCGGGATGATTGACAAAAGATTACGTGCTCTCAGATATCATTTACGTAATTATTTCTGGCttgattttcaaaaactaaacaaTATTTATCGCTATAAGATGGAAGAGTACTCTCATACTGCAGTTAACAAGTTCAATGTCAATCCCGAATCAATCCCAGATTGGATATTTGATTTCATGCCAACAAATGGTGGTTACTTCATTGGAAATGTCAGTCCAGCCAGAATGGACTTCAGATGGTTTGCTTTGGGAAATTGCATGGCAATTTTATCATCATTAGCTACTAGTGAACAATCCAAGGCCATAATGGATCTTATTGAGGAGAGATGGGAGGAGCTTGTTGGGGAAATGCCCCTTAAGGTTTCCTACCCAGCCTTAGAGAGTCATGAATGGCGTATAGTCACAGGCTGTGATCCTAAAAACACAAGATGGAGTTATCATAATGGTGGTTCTTGGCCAG TTCTTTTATGGTCACTCACAGCTGCATGCATTAAAACTGGGCGACCGCATATAGCAAAAAGGGCTCTTGAACTGGCTGAGAGCAGGATTTGTCGTGATGGTTGGCCAGAGTATTATGATGGTAAAACTGGTCGATATGTTGGCAAACAGTCACGCAAATTTCAAACCTGGTCAGTTGCAGGTTATTTGGTCTCCAAGATGATGCTTGAAGATCCATCGCATCTTGGTATAGTCTCACTTGAGGAGGAGAAGCAAAAGTCCACGCTTGTTAGGTCAACCACATTTAATTGCTGA